ACCACCTGGCTGTTTACCTGGACGGTTCTCTGATTCAATCCAATTATTCTCAAAAGCCATTTGAGCAAACGACGCCATCTTAGGTGAAAATTTACCAAATTGCTCGATAATAAATTTAGCAGCATCATCATAAGAAACATCTGATGGTTTATAGTCACCGATGTTGGTTAGTGGCGCGACTTGATCTTGCCAACCGATGGATTTCAAACCGAGTAATTGCTTTTTACGTTCAAAATATGGTTTAAACATACCCTTGTTAGCATCTACAACTTGCCACATAGCATCCAAAGTCTCGCGAGACATACGGTTGAGCTCCAGTGGTTGTTCTAAGTGTGATTGACGACCATGAGCTTCTTGATTGGTTAGACGAAATCCAGCCAAATGATTTAATGTATCACTCGTTAAATTTTCAGCTTCTGCCCACATTTTTTCATAGTTTGTCATGAGGTTAGCTCGCACCTCGTTATCGGGTTCACCATCTAACATGTTCAAGGCTTGTCCAGCGGAAATTTGACGAGTTTTATTGTTTTCATCGGTATAGCTCATCGATAATGAAGCAGATATTGTGTCATAATGTTGGGACCAAGCTTGCTGTCCATCAAGGTCAAATTTGTTGATTAACGTTTCCGTTTTATCGTCCAACAAGCGCTTAGCATCAGTACGCAATTCTGTTAAGTAAAAAGCAATTGGTGCGAGACGACTAGTAGTGATAGCTTTTTCAAATGTTTCATCATCTAATTTTGAAAGTAGTTTTTGAAAAGCATTTAAAGGAGATGAGAAAGATACCCATAAGTTTCCTAATTTATTAAAATGAGGTGCATAAACACTGTTACCATAATCTACAGACGACCAACCATTAACGAAAATATTGGCAGTACCTATTCCAGCACCAATATTTTGTGCTAAATCAGCTAAGTCAGCCAATACCGTGAAATTCTTGTCTTGTGCGAGGCTG
The Leuconostoc suionicum genome window above contains:
- a CDS encoding M3 family oligoendopeptidase, whose translation is MTYSQKWNLESIFPGGITSPQLTQKYDLIAKQINDFTDMIADYSLAQDKNFTVLADLADLAQNIGAGIGTANIFVNGWSSVDYGNSVYAPHFNKLGNLWVSFSSPLNAFQKLLSKLDDETFEKAITTSRLAPIAFYLTELRTDAKRLLDDKTETLINKFDLDGQQAWSQHYDTISASLSMSYTDENNKTRQISAGQALNMLDGEPDNEVRANLMTNYEKMWAEAENLTSDTLNHLAGFRLTNQEAHGRQSHLEQPLELNRMSRETLDAMWQVVDANKGMFKPYFERKKQLLGLKSIGWQDQVAPLTNIGDYKPSDVSYDDAAKFIIEQFGKFSPKMASFAQMAFENNWIESENRPGKQPGGYMESVPDLHESRIFLTYTGSVNDAATIAHELGHAFHSAQLTDLPFWRDAYAMNVAETASTFAELIVNDANVKEAKTDAEKIVLLDAKMTNPIAMFLNIHARFLFEDSFYTERKHGLVTPQRLNQLMDNAQKEAFDGILDVRHPHFWSSKLHFFIDSVPFYNFPYTFGYLFSSSIYAQAQKDGDNFEEKYIALLRDTANMTSEELAKKHLGVDLTKPEFWQTGADLVKKDINEFLSLSEQFVQ